Proteins co-encoded in one Brassica oleracea var. oleracea cultivar TO1000 chromosome C4, BOL, whole genome shotgun sequence genomic window:
- the LOC106341280 gene encoding uncharacterized protein LOC106341280, with translation MVDLKEGMPVSSSSSSPSSSLPLSTMQIDVEMWKIAEERAQEILNTIQPICVADRSRNEIFAYVQTLARDRLGTEVFNFGSVPLKTYLPDGDIDLTVLTPQDKEEDLAKALLSILEAESGESNFHVTDVQYVPAQVKVIKCKIKNIAVDISFNQMGGLSALCFLEQADQIFGRDHLFKRSIILIKAWCYYESRILGANTGLISTYALAVLVLHIINIGYPSLSGPLAVLFKFLDYYASFDWGKNCVTVHGPVLISSLPDMTETEHHEVVLNEKFVRECMESYSFSTKAVEANGRHFPVRYFNIVDPLKHSNNLGRSVTQGNVQRLKHAFTLGAKKLKDVLTLPRETMGWKLENFFGNSLERNGKGQRLDVDEPITAFGTGRSELSELRGDFERYFQSLVYGKWFHGETHLWIPQGQDTSSWDTVNGQNNGFYWRNVNGATSLQNMGRSRGTGTFFPEMGQQSYTDGFGSQPRTVKSLPSGSQS, from the exons ATGGTTGATCTTAAAGAGGGGATGCCAGTCTCCTCATCTTCATCCTCCCCATCATCATCTTTGCCACTATCAACAATGCAAATAGATGTAGAAATGTGGAAGATTGCTGAGGAAAGGGCTCAGGAGATACTAAACACCATCCAACCAATCTGTGTTGCAGACAGAAGTAGGAATGAGATCTTCGCTTATGTCCAAACCCTTGCCAGGGATCGTCTTGGAACTGAG GTCTTTAATTTTGGTTCAGTGCCATTAAAAACCTATCTCCCAGATGGAGATATTGATCTGACAGTCCTAACTCCTCAAGATAAGGAGGAGGACTTGGCTAAAGCATTGCTCAGTATTCTTGAAGCTGAAAGCGGAGAATCTAACTTCCATGTTACTGATGTTCAGTATGTCCCAGCACAG GTCAAGGTCATAAAGTGCAAGATCAAGAACATTGCTGTAGATATCTCCTTTAATCAAATGGGAGGACTATCTGCTTTATGTTTTCTGGAGCAG GCTGACCAAATTTTTGGGAGAGACCACCTGTTCAAACGTAGCATCATTTTGATCAAGGCTTGGTGCTATTATGAGAGCCGTATACTCGGTGCCAACACTGGATTGATTTCAACATATGCATTGGCAGTACTAGTCTTGCATATTATCAACATAGGTTATCCATCACTGTCTGGCCCTTTAGCG GTACTGTTTAAGTTCTTGGATTACTATGCATCATTTGATTGGGGTAAGAACTGTGTCACGGTCCATGGTCCTGTCCTGATATCTTCTCTTCCAGATATGACCG AAACCGAGCATCATGAAGTTGTCTTGAACGAGAAGTTCGTTAGAGAATGCATGGAGTCATATTCGTTTTCAACTAAAGCTGTTGAAGCAAACGGCCGTCATTTTCCTGTGAGGTATTTCAACATAGTGGATCCTTTGAAACACAGTAACAACCTTGGCCGTAGTGTGACACAAG GCAATGTGCAACGTTTAAAACATGCTTTTACTCTAGGAGCTAAGAAGCTCAAAGATGTGCTTACACTGCCTAGAGAAACCATGGGCTGGAAACTTGAGAATTTCTTTGGTAATTCACTGGAGAGAAACGGTAAGGGACAAAGACTAGACGTGGATGAACCTATCACGGCTTTTGGCACTGGAAGATCAGAATTATCTGAGCTCAGAGGAGATTTTGAAAGATACTTCCAGAGTCTTGTATATGGGAAGTGGTTTCATGGTGAGACTCATTTATGGATCCCTCAGGGTCAGGACACAAGTTCTTGGGACACTGTGAATGGCCAAAATAATGGTTTCTATTGGAGGAATGTGAATGGAGCAACCTCGTTGCAGAACATGGGAAGATCAAGAGGAACAGGCACTTTCTTTCCTGAAATG GGACAACAATCTTATACAGACGGGTTCGGTAGCCAACCGAGGACAGTGAAGTCATTGCCTTCAGGGTCTCAGTCTTAA